One part of the Cellvibrionales bacterium genome encodes these proteins:
- the cpaB gene encoding Flp pilus assembly protein CpaB produces the protein MSLVEGFKKQSTLSMLMVSVFLGLIAAGLAVLYLKNREAALAKQYQKEPEAEVTIIVPVRDLLPGEIVALDTVAARKIPEKYTGPDVLTAQMYKKVEGRRLQYPAARGKPIPLYALSGINTGDFSDSIATGRRAITIKVDRINSMDGMLRPGNHIDILVGMPANQAGAEPTPGLENGGAEEVVFPVLENVVVIATGSQDAKSMQSQRAGTVMTDKDYSSVTVDLFPEQVAMLKVAEEAGRIIAALRNRNDGSASGFDAVRPSQLMSLMRKARNAELARASTEVVRDANGNVIGKVVGNTVYDAQGNVIGKVNEKGQVVDAKGKVLGEKAKAQLALGADGRPVGQVVGDKVYDANGNQIGRVVDGKVVSNDGRMLGHVSESVAVDAKGNVIGNVVNGVVYDKNGNPVGKVNAKGQVVDDKGNVIGAPVGKVAVDAKGKPIGKVVGDKVYDANGKLVARVDANGNVVDLNGKVVGKVSDGVQQSAVAIGKDGKTLGRIVDGKVIDAMGNVVGTVNADGSVTDVNGNVIGKAVNDALVDAKGNVVANEVVGSDGKSIGKVIGDKVYDDKGNVVATVDADGAVKAMDGRVLDVSVRAGTPDSAPLTTADGNVPAVGSDTADGFSGRSYENMSGGNKENGVLKLDKTSISSASTDAQALPQGK, from the coding sequence ATGTCATTGGTAGAAGGGTTTAAAAAACAGAGCACACTGTCGATGTTGATGGTGTCTGTCTTTCTCGGTTTGATTGCCGCAGGGCTTGCGGTGTTGTATCTCAAAAACAGGGAGGCGGCACTGGCAAAGCAATATCAAAAGGAGCCAGAGGCAGAAGTAACAATTATTGTGCCGGTACGCGATTTGCTGCCGGGGGAAATTGTTGCGCTGGATACTGTAGCGGCAAGAAAAATTCCTGAAAAATATACAGGCCCTGATGTGCTGACGGCACAAATGTATAAAAAAGTGGAAGGCCGTCGTTTGCAATACCCGGCTGCACGCGGCAAGCCTATTCCTTTATACGCTTTGTCTGGCATTAACACAGGCGATTTTTCTGATTCGATTGCTACTGGACGACGCGCTATCACCATCAAAGTGGATCGCATCAATTCCATGGATGGCATGCTGCGCCCTGGCAACCACATTGATATTTTGGTGGGCATGCCCGCCAACCAAGCGGGTGCAGAACCTACGCCGGGTTTGGAAAACGGTGGCGCAGAGGAAGTGGTATTTCCGGTGTTGGAGAATGTGGTTGTGATTGCTACCGGCAGTCAGGATGCAAAATCGATGCAGTCGCAGCGTGCTGGCACCGTGATGACAGATAAAGATTATTCTTCGGTCACGGTGGATTTATTTCCAGAACAAGTAGCGATGCTAAAAGTGGCAGAAGAAGCGGGGCGCATTATTGCCGCTTTGCGTAATCGCAATGATGGCAGCGCCAGCGGTTTTGATGCGGTGAGACCATCGCAATTAATGTCCTTGATGAGAAAAGCGCGCAATGCGGAATTGGCGCGCGCTTCAACGGAAGTGGTGCGTGATGCCAACGGCAATGTCATCGGCAAAGTGGTAGGCAACACCGTGTATGACGCGCAGGGCAATGTGATTGGCAAAGTCAACGAGAAAGGCCAAGTGGTCGATGCCAAAGGCAAAGTGCTCGGTGAAAAAGCGAAAGCACAGCTGGCCTTGGGCGCAGACGGCAGACCGGTTGGGCAAGTGGTTGGCGATAAAGTGTATGACGCCAACGGAAATCAAATTGGTCGCGTAGTCGATGGCAAAGTGGTGTCAAACGACGGCCGCATGTTGGGTCATGTCAGCGAGTCGGTGGCTGTGGATGCCAAGGGCAATGTGATCGGCAATGTCGTCAATGGCGTTGTGTACGATAAAAACGGCAATCCTGTCGGCAAAGTGAATGCAAAAGGTCAGGTTGTCGATGATAAAGGCAATGTGATCGGTGCGCCGGTTGGCAAAGTGGCTGTTGATGCCAAAGGTAAACCCATTGGCAAAGTGGTGGGTGACAAAGTGTATGACGCCAACGGCAAATTGGTGGCGCGCGTGGATGCCAACGGCAATGTCGTGGATTTAAACGGCAAAGTAGTTGGCAAAGTGTCTGACGGCGTGCAGCAATCGGCTGTGGCGATTGGCAAAGATGGAAAAACACTGGGACGCATTGTCGATGGCAAAGTCATTGATGCCATGGGCAATGTGGTCGGCACCGTCAATGCAGATGGCTCGGTGACGGATGTGAATGGCAATGTCATCGGCAAGGCGGTAAATGATGCCTTGGTGGATGCCAAAGGTAACGTGGTGGCCAATGAAGTGGTGGGCAGCGACGGAAAATCTATCGGCAAAGTAATCGGCGATAAGGTTTACGACGACAAAGGCAATGTGGTTGCCACTGTTGATGCTGACGGCGCAGTGAAGGCAATGGATGGTCGAGTGTTAGATGTTTCTGTGCGCGCAGGCACACCGGATTCTGCGCCGCTGACAACGGCAGATGGCAATGTGCCAGCCGTAGGTTCTGATACTGCTGATGGGTTTAGTGGGCGCAGCTACGAAAATATGAGTGGCGGCAATAAAGAAAACGGCGTGTTGAAACTGGATAAAACATCTATTTCATCAGCATCAACCGATGCGCAAGCATTGCCGCAAGGCAAGTGA
- a CDS encoding pilus assembly protein N-terminal domain-containing protein: MSINCTMKKQLSRTQQWLKCLSVLMTFFVMHTLHATEIKPKEVLLSLYKGETYVMKVGDIERVVVGSGSVISTRLLTTGELVIVADEECMTNIHLWGKAGWQHDTTVYVLPGSTTRAVAEISALLRDVEGITVKSVSGRPVIEGDIYERDKVLVERVVALYPSVINLTRVSNAFSEKMVYMNVQITEFNTNDLEQLGINWQTDIAGPTAAFYKGVKTNSVYRPAPAKDFTGDLTALPFKNGDGQAFFGIATEITSRISYLVSTGDAFLLASPRLSARSGGQAEFLAGGQVPVVTSNINGSSVDYKDFGIKLSVAPQADTRGNISAKISTEVSVLDPANAVDGNPAFKTRGTTTDVNMKDGETLVISGLTNSEISRNLDKVKWLGDLPILGKLFRSKFFQTKKTELVIFVTPTIIDVNHDINREEAARRDDMINRFNSSFEKGLFE; encoded by the coding sequence ATGAGCATTAACTGCACCATGAAAAAACAATTATCGCGCACGCAACAGTGGCTCAAATGCCTGAGTGTTTTGATGACATTTTTTGTTATGCACACACTGCACGCCACTGAAATTAAGCCGAAAGAAGTGCTGCTGTCTTTGTACAAAGGCGAAACTTATGTCATGAAAGTGGGTGACATAGAGCGCGTAGTTGTCGGCAGCGGTTCGGTGATTAGCACGCGTTTGTTAACCACGGGTGAGTTAGTGATTGTTGCGGATGAAGAATGCATGACCAATATTCATCTGTGGGGCAAAGCGGGCTGGCAGCACGACACCACGGTGTATGTGTTGCCGGGCAGCACCACGCGTGCGGTAGCTGAAATCAGCGCGCTGTTGCGCGATGTGGAAGGCATTACGGTGAAATCGGTTTCTGGCAGGCCTGTGATTGAAGGCGACATCTATGAGCGCGATAAAGTGCTGGTGGAGCGTGTGGTGGCGCTGTATCCCAGTGTGATTAATCTCACGCGCGTGTCGAATGCATTTTCAGAAAAAATGGTTTACATGAATGTGCAAATCACTGAGTTCAATACCAATGATTTGGAGCAACTGGGCATTAACTGGCAAACGGATATTGCAGGACCAACGGCTGCTTTTTACAAAGGTGTTAAAACCAATTCTGTTTATCGCCCCGCACCTGCAAAAGATTTTACGGGTGATTTAACTGCGCTGCCGTTTAAAAATGGCGATGGTCAGGCTTTCTTTGGTATTGCCACGGAAATTACTTCACGCATCAGCTACTTGGTGAGTACGGGGGATGCGTTTTTGTTGGCTTCACCGCGTTTGAGCGCGCGCAGCGGCGGGCAGGCAGAGTTTCTGGCGGGTGGTCAGGTGCCGGTGGTGACTAGCAATATCAACGGTTCATCGGTGGATTACAAGGATTTTGGTATTAAGTTGAGCGTTGCGCCGCAGGCCGATACGCGCGGCAATATCTCGGCAAAAATTTCTACCGAAGTCAGTGTGTTGGATCCTGCGAATGCCGTAGACGGAAACCCTGCCTTCAAAACGCGCGGCACTACCACCGATGTCAACATGAAAGACGGCGAAACCTTGGTTATTTCTGGGCTGACTAATTCAGAAATCAGCAGAAACTTGGATAAAGTGAAATGGTTGGGTGATCTGCCGATTTTAGGGAAATTGTTCCGCTCTAAGTTTTTCCAAACGAAAAAAACAGAACTGGTTATTTTTGTTACACCGACCATTATTGACGTGAACCATGACATCAACCGTGAAGAAGCAGCGCGCCGTGATGACATGATTAATCGCTTCAATAGCTCGTTTGAAAAAGGCTTGTTTGAATAA
- a CDS encoding type II secretion system F family protein, with amino-acid sequence MMSGTGLLLIFVLLFISISIIVFLVLQLSAKVRSRFESQLSEEASMNLSDMFMFMDPDMLVRYYTTALVVVPLLVLIIRRDFLSVLVAVVFMAVVPKIMYGSIKKSRMKKFDEQLPDAFMSLASSLGAGTSLMGAIETLATEQPAPLAQEFSLLVRKIKLGVNFDQAMVDMEKRIQSQDFRVALSAIRISREVGGNLVEVMEKLADTLRQKAAMEGKIVSLTSQGKMQGYVMTGLPILLACALNVIEPEAMSKLYTTTVGYVVLGVIVVMLGIGFSIIRKITTIDV; translated from the coding sequence ATGATGTCTGGTACAGGTTTATTGCTCATTTTTGTGCTGCTGTTTATCAGCATATCCATCATTGTATTTTTAGTGCTGCAACTCAGTGCAAAAGTGCGCTCGCGTTTTGAGTCGCAACTGTCTGAAGAGGCCAGCATGAACTTGTCCGACATGTTCATGTTTATGGATCCCGATATGTTGGTGCGTTACTACACTACGGCTTTAGTGGTCGTGCCGCTGCTGGTGTTAATTATTCGGCGCGATTTCCTGAGCGTGCTGGTGGCGGTGGTGTTTATGGCGGTGGTGCCAAAAATTATGTATGGCAGTATCAAAAAGTCACGCATGAAAAAATTTGATGAACAATTGCCGGATGCGTTTATGTCATTGGCCAGCAGCTTAGGTGCGGGAACCAGTTTGATGGGCGCTATTGAAACCTTGGCAACCGAACAGCCGGCACCGTTGGCGCAAGAGTTTTCCTTGTTGGTGCGCAAAATCAAGTTGGGCGTGAATTTTGATCAAGCCATGGTCGATATGGAAAAACGCATACAGTCACAAGATTTTAGAGTGGCGTTGTCAGCTATACGTATTTCGCGCGAGGTGGGCGGTAACTTGGTCGAGGTGATGGAAAAGCTGGCAGATACCTTGCGGCAAAAAGCAGCCATGGAAGGGAAAATTGTCAGCTTGACCTCGCAAGGAAAAATGCAGGGTTATGTGATGACTGGCTTGCCTATTTTGTTGGCTTGCGCTTTGAATGTGATTGAGCCTGAAGCCATGAGTAAGTTGTACACCACAACAGTTGGATATGTGGTGTTGGGTGTTATCGTTGTTATGTTGGGGATTGGTTTTTCGATTATTCGGAAAATCACGACCATTGATGTGTGA
- a CDS encoding type II secretion system F family protein yields MLNLSAPVLMYGSALGIGISVTLIVLIVKILGSRIPPESREYKDELPPALKLVWSLIRIIAYYLCTNLPIQYLDRLEKRLQQTGVAYYVNAEEFFAIRIFSALLFPVLVLLAALMLKKLSFLVFLGSILLGFFLPVIWLSETKAKREKEVMRALPMYLEFISMCVEAGLNLTGAMNQAVEKGPSGALKHEFLTVMRDIRAGASRADALTRMAERLDIKAVSAFVRAVIQAEKLGSSMSKVLKVQSDQRRNERFQRAEKLAMEAPVKLIFPLMAFIFPVTFMILAFPIVMKFMHQGFM; encoded by the coding sequence ATCTTAAATCTCAGTGCGCCCGTGTTGATGTACGGTTCTGCGCTGGGAATTGGCATTTCAGTCACCTTGATTGTTTTGATTGTAAAAATTCTCGGCTCTCGCATTCCGCCGGAAAGTCGTGAATACAAAGACGAGTTGCCGCCTGCGCTCAAGTTGGTGTGGTCGCTGATCCGTATTATTGCCTATTACCTCTGTACCAATTTGCCCATTCAGTATTTGGATCGTTTGGAAAAACGCTTGCAGCAGACGGGTGTGGCGTACTACGTCAATGCCGAAGAATTTTTTGCAATTCGTATTTTTAGTGCGCTATTGTTTCCGGTGTTAGTGCTTTTGGCTGCGCTGATGCTTAAAAAACTGTCGTTTCTAGTATTTTTAGGTTCAATCTTGCTGGGTTTCTTCTTGCCAGTGATTTGGTTGAGCGAAACAAAAGCCAAGCGCGAAAAAGAGGTGATGCGCGCACTGCCGATGTATCTGGAGTTTATTTCCATGTGCGTCGAGGCGGGTTTAAATTTGACGGGCGCGATGAATCAGGCGGTTGAAAAGGGTCCTAGTGGTGCATTGAAACATGAATTTTTAACGGTGATGCGTGATATTCGAGCAGGCGCAAGCAGAGCGGATGCGTTGACGCGCATGGCAGAGCGACTGGATATAAAGGCGGTTAGCGCCTTTGTGCGTGCGGTGATTCAGGCGGAGAAATTGGGCTCCAGCATGAGTAAAGTATTGAAAGTGCAATCAGATCAGCGCCGCAATGAGCGCTTCCAGCGCGCAGAAAAACTGGCGATGGAAGCGCCGGTCAAACTGATTTTTCCGCTGATGGCATTTATTTTCCCCGTCACTTTTATGATTCTCGCTTTTCCTATAGTCATGAAGTTTATGCATCAAGGGTTTATGTAA
- a CDS encoding DUF192 domain-containing protein, with translation MLLGKLRLNGEREISALARQTTHVFERMRGLLGRSTMGDCECLWITRCNSIHTCFMRFALDVGFVDKQGVVLKV, from the coding sequence ATGCTATTGGGGAAACTGCGCCTCAATGGTGAGCGTGAAATTTCCGCTCTTGCTAGGCAAACCACCCATGTGTTTGAGCGAATGCGTGGCTTGTTAGGGCGTTCGACGATGGGTGATTGTGAGTGTTTGTGGATTACGCGCTGCAACTCCATACACACCTGTTTTATGCGTTTTGCGCTAGATGTGGGATTTGTCGATAAGCAGGGTGTGGTGCTGAAAGTTTGA
- a CDS encoding tetratricopeptide repeat protein, with product MMQRVLVALAVLVLSACASMTDLSTLAEWRAKADKAYQEGQYPTALRYYQKLSKAASSEAEIWFRLGNTHARMDQTDEAVKAYREAVLRDNRFSKAWYNAGFNQLRASAQTFSEATRYLSPDDPIYKVAKSYNEQLLQLMEQQNTALAKASEKEQNKKPVDVSKVEMIVLDGKPQKISDLPPALLPDQTAPESLEEARLREEMQHKEDFVQPVEETEGKDKKDLWHPPLLKMSDGQAE from the coding sequence ATGATGCAACGTGTATTGGTGGCGCTTGCTGTGCTTGTTTTATCGGCCTGTGCGTCAATGACAGATTTATCCACCTTGGCAGAATGGCGCGCTAAAGCGGATAAAGCCTACCAAGAAGGCCAGTATCCTACGGCTTTGCGCTATTACCAGAAGCTATCAAAAGCTGCATCGTCGGAAGCGGAAATTTGGTTTCGCTTAGGAAATACGCATGCGCGTATGGATCAAACAGATGAAGCGGTAAAGGCCTACCGCGAAGCAGTGTTGCGCGACAACCGTTTTTCTAAGGCGTGGTACAACGCAGGTTTTAACCAGTTGCGCGCTTCTGCGCAAACATTTTCAGAAGCTACGCGCTATCTGTCTCCAGATGATCCAATTTATAAGGTTGCCAAATCTTATAACGAACAGTTGCTACAGTTGATGGAGCAGCAGAACACGGCGTTGGCAAAAGCCTCAGAAAAAGAGCAAAACAAAAAGCCGGTAGATGTTAGCAAAGTTGAAATGATTGTGTTGGATGGCAAGCCGCAAAAAATTTCTGATTTGCCGCCTGCATTACTGCCAGATCAAACAGCGCCAGAAAGCTTAGAAGAAGCTAGGTTGCGTGAAGAGATGCAGCATAAAGAGGATTTTGTGCAGCCAGTGGAAGAAACAGAAGGTAAGGATAAAAAGGATTTGTGGCATCCGCCGCTACTAAAAATGTCAGACGGGCAGGCTGAGTAA
- a CDS encoding pilus assembly protein, whose translation MKARLSLLCYQRGQSATEFIIIAPVIFMLVFGCLQFALIYQAKTTLNYAAFNAARIASVNGATLTSVRRGFVIGMAPFFTTDNNSFNVTDAVGVVDSLVGTGYVKFDRINPTRLAFLEFGEDDPVTGWKKIPNDNLMYRDAKPGASRVNIQDANLLKLQITFCYHMSFPVIRVAVREAIRTYNIGHNLLDCEASTNDPYTIPITASAVVRMQSDILDDPAWNAWPYGESSGSLLNLGAFGDNGLGLSRKPDAEEGDQASP comes from the coding sequence ATGAAAGCAAGACTGTCGTTACTGTGCTATCAGCGAGGCCAGAGCGCGACAGAGTTCATTATTATCGCGCCAGTAATTTTCATGCTGGTGTTTGGCTGCCTCCAGTTTGCCTTAATTTATCAGGCGAAAACTACGCTCAATTATGCTGCGTTTAATGCGGCGCGTATTGCATCGGTGAATGGTGCAACACTGACATCAGTGCGGCGCGGTTTTGTGATTGGCATGGCGCCATTTTTCACGACTGACAATAATTCTTTTAATGTAACGGATGCAGTTGGTGTTGTTGATAGTTTAGTGGGTACGGGTTATGTAAAGTTTGACCGCATCAATCCGACGCGCTTGGCTTTTCTGGAGTTTGGTGAAGATGACCCAGTAACGGGTTGGAAAAAAATTCCTAATGACAATTTGATGTACCGCGATGCCAAGCCAGGTGCGTCGCGCGTTAATATTCAAGATGCTAATTTGTTAAAACTGCAAATTACCTTTTGTTATCACATGAGCTTTCCTGTGATTCGAGTGGCTGTTAGAGAAGCGATCAGAACTTATAACATTGGGCATAATTTGTTGGATTGTGAGGCGAGTACGAATGACCCATACACAATTCCGATTACTGCGTCTGCGGTGGTGCGCATGCAGTCAGATATTCTCGATGACCCTGCGTGGAATGCGTGGCCTTACGGTGAAAGTTCAGGCAGCTTGCTAAATTTGGGTGCCTTTGGTGATAACGGCTTGGGGCTTTCTCGCAAGCCGGATGCAGAGGAGGGAGATCAAGCGTCGCCCTGA
- a CDS encoding glutamate racemase, with amino-acid sequence MARILVFDSGVGGLSILSALKKNSDIAQNTHQWLFCSDNAFFPYGLKKEDELIERVTAVLCSLHAQYQPDIIVLACNTASTVALDAARKQLPVPIVGVVPAIKPAAQLTQSGCIGLLATPGTISRAYTQQLIDDFANHCHVVRVGSNELVWMAEQQLRTGMVDQMELHRVLTPLRAAIAQKQLDTIVLACTHFPLLSDSLREQLPEIKHWVDSSDAVARRVAWLLGQPASNFSQAPEVDSSSLKENHIALFTRVDESVTSLEQALRYFGFESIVCLNIKTQGDA; translated from the coding sequence ATGGCACGCATTCTTGTCTTTGATTCCGGTGTCGGTGGGCTCTCCATTCTGAGCGCGCTCAAAAAAAATTCCGATATTGCTCAAAACACACATCAATGGCTGTTCTGCTCGGACAATGCTTTTTTTCCTTATGGCCTTAAAAAAGAAGATGAATTGATTGAGCGCGTGACAGCAGTTTTGTGTTCGCTACACGCGCAATATCAGCCAGACATTATTGTGCTCGCCTGCAACACAGCCAGCACCGTCGCACTAGACGCTGCGAGAAAACAGCTGCCTGTTCCTATTGTCGGCGTGGTGCCAGCCATCAAACCTGCCGCGCAACTGACACAGTCGGGCTGTATTGGATTACTCGCCACCCCCGGCACGATTTCACGCGCTTACACCCAACAACTGATTGATGATTTTGCCAATCATTGCCATGTCGTTCGCGTGGGCAGCAACGAATTGGTGTGGATGGCCGAACAACAACTGCGCACTGGCATGGTGGATCAAATGGAATTGCACCGTGTGTTAACGCCGTTGCGCGCGGCGATTGCGCAAAAACAACTCGATACTATTGTGCTGGCCTGCACGCACTTTCCACTGTTATCTGACAGCTTGCGCGAACAGTTGCCGGAAATAAAACACTGGGTGGATTCTAGTGATGCAGTAGCGCGGCGCGTGGCGTGGTTATTGGGGCAGCCCGCATCGAATTTCTCTCAAGCCCCTGAAGTTGATAGCTCATCGCTTAAAGAAAATCACATCGCTCTGTTCACGCGTGTGGATGAATCTGTGACTAGCCTTGAGCAAGCGTTGCGCTATTTTGGCTTTGAAAGTATTGTCTGCCTTAATATAAAAACTCAGGGCGACGCTTGA
- the bcp gene encoding thioredoxin-dependent thiol peroxidase: MAFPKVGNLAPAFSLVNQEGESVSLKDYRGQRVVLYFYPRAMTPGCTVQACGLRDSAKLLAKVNAVALGVSPDQPKSLLKFRERDNLNFDLLSDPDHAVAEKYGVWGLKKFMGRESMGILRTTFIIGCDGKLRHVMSKVTTKTHHEDVLALLQGELKDI, encoded by the coding sequence ATGGCTTTTCCTAAAGTGGGCAATTTGGCGCCGGCATTCAGTTTGGTTAATCAAGAGGGAGAGAGCGTATCTCTGAAAGATTACCGAGGGCAGCGCGTGGTGCTGTATTTCTACCCGCGTGCGATGACACCAGGCTGCACCGTGCAAGCCTGTGGCCTGCGCGACAGTGCCAAGCTGTTGGCCAAGGTGAATGCTGTGGCACTGGGAGTGAGTCCCGATCAACCGAAATCACTGTTGAAATTTCGTGAGCGCGACAACCTGAACTTTGATTTGTTGTCCGACCCCGATCATGCCGTGGCGGAAAAATACGGCGTGTGGGGGCTAAAAAAATTCATGGGGCGGGAGTCCATGGGTATACTGCGCACCACTTTTATCATCGGTTGCGACGGCAAGTTGCGCCATGTGATGAGCAAAGTTACCACCAAAACACATCACGAGGATGTGTTGGCACTGCTGCAAGGCGAACTGAAGGATATTTAA
- the yajC gene encoding preprotein translocase subunit YajC has product MSFFISEAMAQTAAATPAASPQSPYSMLLIMGGMFIFMYFVVIRPQRKRQKEQEALMGSLNKGDEVVLTSGLLGKIVRIEGDYLVLNTGDNIELKFQRQAVHAVLPKGTIKAI; this is encoded by the coding sequence ATGAGTTTTTTTATTTCTGAAGCCATGGCGCAAACAGCTGCTGCGACACCAGCCGCAAGCCCTCAGAGCCCGTACAGCATGCTCTTGATTATGGGCGGCATGTTTATTTTTATGTACTTTGTGGTGATTCGCCCACAGCGCAAACGCCAAAAAGAGCAAGAAGCCTTGATGGGCAGCCTCAACAAAGGTGACGAAGTGGTTTTGACTTCTGGTTTGCTGGGTAAGATCGTTCGCATTGAAGGTGATTATTTGGTGTTGAACACTGGCGACAATATTGAGCTGAAATTTCAGCGCCAAGCCGTGCATGCGGTGTTGCCGAAGGGAACCATTAAGGCGATTTGA
- a CDS encoding phytanoyl-CoA dioxygenase family protein, with translation MKPTQTCAPPQQLWIDREDALSTIEKLESTQNCTAEEASWLRDFYRDGYIVWRKVISEEAVAALRDELQQLYQQPDRYIMRLQKQILAFPTESILPWRSRLLDFYVPSLLARQMVLVPQITRFLQLIYQEPAMVFQSLLFTWGSEQSMHKDTAFVVIDPPCTLTASWIALEKIEKGQGELMYFPGSHRDPMFLFGEERLFWQAAKDGKGMHQRYTEFLGQQAKAKGVAIQRFAAEPGDILLWHPNLTHGGCRVTEPEKTRLSLVSHYCPASAKPRYFSAFGRDTRQAFDDGYFSSRYYDLAEEGFPLAVKPQ, from the coding sequence ATGAAGCCGACGCAGACTTGTGCTCCGCCGCAACAGCTTTGGATAGATCGCGAGGATGCGCTATCCACTATAGAAAAACTTGAGTCAACGCAAAATTGCACAGCAGAAGAAGCGAGTTGGCTGCGCGATTTTTATCGTGACGGCTATATCGTTTGGCGCAAAGTCATTTCAGAAGAAGCGGTTGCTGCACTGCGGGATGAGCTACAGCAGCTTTATCAGCAGCCTGATCGCTACATCATGCGTTTGCAAAAACAAATATTGGCGTTCCCCACAGAATCTATTTTGCCTTGGCGCAGCCGCTTGTTGGATTTTTATGTACCCAGCTTGCTGGCTCGACAAATGGTATTGGTGCCACAGATCACGCGTTTTTTGCAGTTGATTTATCAAGAGCCTGCGATGGTATTTCAGTCCCTGCTATTTACTTGGGGCTCGGAACAATCCATGCACAAGGATACGGCTTTTGTTGTGATTGATCCGCCGTGCACGCTGACGGCGAGTTGGATCGCGCTGGAAAAAATTGAAAAGGGACAGGGAGAATTGATGTACTTTCCTGGCAGCCATCGCGACCCTATGTTTCTTTTCGGTGAAGAGCGTTTGTTTTGGCAGGCAGCAAAAGATGGCAAGGGCATGCATCAACGGTATACGGAATTTTTAGGCCAGCAAGCCAAAGCGAAAGGTGTGGCTATTCAGCGCTTCGCGGCAGAGCCTGGCGATATTTTGCTATGGCACCCCAATTTAACGCACGGTGGATGTCGCGTGACAGAGCCAGAAAAAACGCGCTTGAGCTTGGTGAGCCACTATTGTCCCGCTAGCGCCAAGCCGCGTTATTTTTCTGCGTTTGGTCGAGATACTCGCCAAGCATTTGATGATGGATATTTTAGTAGTCGTTATTACGATTTGGCGGAAGAAGGTTTTCCTCTCGCGGTTAAGCCGCAATAA